Proteins encoded in a region of the Watersipora subatra chromosome 5, tzWatSuba1.1, whole genome shotgun sequence genome:
- the LOC137396965 gene encoding uncharacterized protein isoform X2: MCARDKNVDRLLTQTNCIDTCVEIWGYCPWGREVDPEKQKAFRNKIKLQKKKSLVMQRQREELFCNFDVTLTLKDPGYQRTKYRPFRRRVYKFESSAPVSQQEDSIQKKDGSSSSFILFRQ, translated from the exons atgtgtgctcgagacaaaaacgtggatagactcctaactcagacaaattgcatcgacacgtgtgtggagatatggggctactgcccttggggtagagaggtagatcctgaaaaacagaaggcttttcgaaacaagatcaagcttcaaaagaaa aaatcattggtCATGCAGCGACAAAGAGAAGAATTATTTTGTAACTTCGATGTtacattgactttaaaa GATCCTGGGTATCAGCGAACTAAATATAGACCTTTTCGGAGAAGGGTTTATAAATTTGAATCTTCA gctcccgtatctcaacaggaagattccattcagaaaaaggatggatcttcttcttca ttcattctctttcgtcaatga
- the LOC137396965 gene encoding uncharacterized protein isoform X1, with protein sequence MCARDKNVDRLLTQTNCIDTCVEIWGYCPWGREVDPEKQKAFRNKIKLQKKKSLVMQRQREELFCNFDVTLTLKDPGYQRTKYRPFRRRVYKFESSAPVSQQEDSIQKKDGSSSSTVHSLSSMKEEENWG encoded by the exons atgtgtgctcgagacaaaaacgtggatagactcctaactcagacaaattgcatcgacacgtgtgtggagatatggggctactgcccttggggtagagaggtagatcctgaaaaacagaaggcttttcgaaacaagatcaagcttcaaaagaaa aaatcattggtCATGCAGCGACAAAGAGAAGAATTATTTTGTAACTTCGATGTtacattgactttaaaa GATCCTGGGTATCAGCGAACTAAATATAGACCTTTTCGGAGAAGGGTTTATAAATTTGAATCTTCA gctcccgtatctcaacaggaagattccattcagaaaaaggatggatcttcttcttca acagttcattctctttcgtcaatgaaagaagaagaaaattggggtTGA